CTCGCCCCCCGGCTCATGGCCTCCCCGTTCGAGGTGGTGGGCATGATCGATGGCAAGCCCGTGCACGGCATTGCCAATCTGCCCGCCGTATTCATCATCGTGGCGATATCGGTGCTGCTCATGCGCGGCATTTCAGGCTCGGCGCGGATGAACACGCTTGTCGTCATCATCAAGCTTACGGTCATCGCCGCCGTGATCGGCTTTGGCCTGCCCTACATAAAGGTTGCGAACTACATCCCCTTCGTGCCGCCCAATACCGGAGAGTTCGGGCATTACGGCCTGTCCGGCATCCTGCGCGCGGCGGGTACGGTGTTCTTTGCCTATCTGGGGTTTGACGCGATCTCGACCGTGGCGCAGGAAACCCGCAATCCCGGCCGCGACATGCCCATCGGCCTGATGGCCAGCCTCGCCATCTGCACGGCGGTCTATATCGCGTTTTCCTTCGTGCTGACGGGGCTGGTCAACTACCATGCCATGATCGGCGACGCCGCCCCCGTCGCCACCGCCATTGACCAGACACCGTTCGGCTGGCTGAAGGCGGCGGTCAAGCTGGGCATCATATGCGGGTTCCTGTCGGTCATACTGGTCATGCTGCTGGGGCAGAGCCGGGTCTTCTTCGCCATGGCGCGTGACGGGCTGCTGCCGCCCATGTTCGGCCGGACACATGCGCAATGGGGCACACCGGTGGGCTGCCACCTGTTCTTCATGGTGGTGACGGGCGTCCTGGCCGCGTTCCTGCCCATCGAGCAGCTGGCCCACATGACATCGATCGGCACCCTGCTTGCCTTTGTCATCGTATGCGTGGGCGTGATTGTGCTGCGCAGGCGCGAACCGGACCGCGTGCGTGTATTCCGCGTGCCTGGCGGCATGGCGGTTCCGCTGGCCGGTATCGCAAGCTGCCTTGTCATGATGGTCTCGCTTGACGGGCTGACATGGCTGCGGCTGGTGGGCTGGCTTGCCATCGGGATGGTGGTCTACGCCACATACGGCGTGCGCCACAGCCGGCTGGCCATGCCCCCCGGGCAATGACATGCCTGCCATGCGGCACATCCCCTGATGGCGGGCGGGTTACCGTATCATAATTTGGCGTGGGGTGAGGACGGGATCATACTCACCCCTTTCCCAGCTGGAGTTGGATTGGATGAGTATCGGTCAGTTTCCCCATGTAAGGCTGCGGCGCAACCGGCACGACCGGTTCACCCGCCGCCTGGTATCCGAGAACACGCTTTCGACCGATAACCTGATCTGGCCGATCTTCGTGACAGAGGGCACGGACTCCGTCACCGATGTCGCCTCCATGCCCGGTGTGCAGCGCGTCAGCCTGGACCGG
This portion of the Komagataeibacter sp. FNDCF1 genome encodes:
- a CDS encoding amino acid permease produces the protein MKSSPVHTLLRRLPAGPPADDAGLKRVLGVGSLIALGVGGTIGAGLFSLTGIAAGSNAGPAVIVSFALAAVACAFAGLCYGELAGMIPAAGSAYVYAYAALGELAGWVIGWDLVLEYTVGASAVSVSWARYMRSLLDGWGIHLAPRLMASPFEVVGMIDGKPVHGIANLPAVFIIVAISVLLMRGISGSARMNTLVVIIKLTVIAAVIGFGLPYIKVANYIPFVPPNTGEFGHYGLSGILRAAGTVFFAYLGFDAISTVAQETRNPGRDMPIGLMASLAICTAVYIAFSFVLTGLVNYHAMIGDAAPVATAIDQTPFGWLKAAVKLGIICGFLSVILVMLLGQSRVFFAMARDGLLPPMFGRTHAQWGTPVGCHLFFMVVTGVLAAFLPIEQLAHMTSIGTLLAFVIVCVGVIVLRRREPDRVRVFRVPGGMAVPLAGIASCLVMMVSLDGLTWLRLVGWLAIGMVVYATYGVRHSRLAMPPGQ